In Caproicibacterium amylolyticum, a genomic segment contains:
- the hisF gene encoding imidazole glycerol phosphate synthase subunit HisF, which produces MYAKRIIPCLDVNNGRVVKGTSFVHLRDAGDPVACAAEYDRQGADELVLLDITASAQARGTQLAYVSSVAKQIFIPFTVGGGIRTAEDFNSLLRAGADKVSVNSAAVQHPELLTEAAKKFGSQCVVCAIDAKRRLQGGWTVYIHGGRTDTGLDAVEWAQKAVALGAGEILLTSMDEDGVKQGYDLALTAAVSERISVPVIASGGAGKLEHFYDAFTRGKADAVLAASLFHFGEITIPQLKTYLQGRGIPVRLN; this is translated from the coding sequence GTGTACGCAAAACGAATTATTCCATGTCTGGACGTAAATAACGGCCGCGTGGTAAAAGGAACCTCTTTTGTGCATCTGCGGGACGCGGGTGACCCGGTTGCCTGCGCCGCTGAATATGACCGGCAGGGGGCGGATGAATTGGTACTGCTGGACATTACCGCTTCTGCCCAAGCGCGCGGAACACAACTTGCGTATGTTAGCAGTGTTGCAAAGCAGATTTTTATTCCGTTTACAGTTGGCGGCGGAATTCGCACTGCAGAGGATTTTAATTCCCTGCTGCGTGCAGGTGCGGATAAGGTTTCTGTGAATAGTGCAGCGGTACAGCACCCGGAATTGCTGACTGAGGCGGCAAAAAAGTTTGGCAGCCAGTGTGTAGTGTGTGCGATTGATGCCAAGCGCAGGCTGCAGGGCGGCTGGACGGTGTACATTCACGGCGGACGAACAGACACCGGTCTGGACGCGGTAGAATGGGCACAGAAGGCGGTTGCGCTCGGTGCAGGAGAGATCCTGTTGACCAGTATGGACGAGGACGGCGTGAAGCAGGGCTATGATCTGGCTCTGACAGCGGCGGTCAGTGAGCGAATCAGTGTGCCGGTTATTGCATCCGGTGGTGCAGGCAAGCTGGAACATTTCTATGACGCTTTTACAAGAGGCAAGGCAGATGCGGTGCTGGCAGCGTCCCTGTTCCATTTTGGTGAAATTACAATTCCACAGTTGAAAACGTATCTGCAGGGCAGAGGGATTCCGGTTCGGCTGAACTGA
- the nth gene encoding endonuclease III, whose product MTIQEQALLAVEALKKEYPNAICSLTYTDPLQLLIATRLSAQCTDARVNIVTPTLFARFPTLEAFCEAAPEEVGTYIHSCGLYKTKARDICAMCRMLKEDFGGVVPDTIEQLTKLPGVGRKTANLIVGDIFHKPAVVTDTHCIRICGKLGLSEGTNPAKVEKQLRAVLPSAESNAFCHRLVLHGRAVCTARSPKCSLCCMRGFCNAYAKEEGGNTET is encoded by the coding sequence ATGACAATACAGGAACAGGCTCTGCTGGCAGTAGAAGCGCTGAAAAAGGAATATCCGAATGCAATCTGCTCCCTAACCTACACCGACCCACTGCAGCTGCTGATTGCCACTCGGCTTTCCGCACAGTGTACAGACGCACGGGTAAACATAGTTACTCCTACCCTCTTTGCACGCTTTCCTACACTGGAAGCATTTTGTGAAGCTGCGCCAGAGGAAGTCGGCACCTATATTCACTCCTGCGGCCTGTACAAAACCAAAGCGCGTGACATTTGTGCTATGTGTCGAATGCTAAAAGAGGACTTTGGCGGTGTTGTACCGGACACCATTGAACAACTGACCAAGCTGCCGGGCGTTGGCCGTAAGACCGCCAACCTGATTGTCGGCGACATTTTTCATAAACCCGCCGTGGTAACAGACACACACTGCATCCGCATCTGCGGAAAACTGGGGCTTTCTGAAGGCACCAATCCAGCTAAAGTGGAAAAGCAGCTGCGCGCAGTCCTCCCCTCTGCGGAAAGCAATGCTTTTTGCCACCGTCTGGTACTGCACGGCCGCGCCGTGTGTACTGCCCGCAGTCCCAAGTGCAGCCTGTGCTGTATGCGTGGGTTCTGTAATGCATATGCCAAAGAAGAGGGAGGAAACACAGAAACATGA
- a CDS encoding ECF transporter S component, whose product MKKQKTFQLALLGLFSALIILMSLTPIGYIRTGVVSVTLVHIPVIIGAIMLGWQAGLILGGVMGVFSMILALTAPGGWMDVLFQNPLVAIPSRMAMGLLAALFFMLFTRLFKGKKQLLSVGLAAAVSKFCSTILTLLSLVLVYHGELEQHTGRTAFAWLIGSVITVNGMVELVIGIVIAIPVCTALFKAEHRLVHA is encoded by the coding sequence ATGAAAAAGCAGAAAACATTTCAACTGGCGCTGCTGGGCCTTTTCAGCGCGCTCATTATCCTGATGAGCCTGACACCAATCGGGTACATCCGCACGGGCGTGGTTTCTGTCACGCTGGTGCACATTCCGGTCATCATCGGTGCAATTATGCTTGGCTGGCAGGCGGGACTGATTCTCGGCGGTGTGATGGGCGTTTTCAGTATGATTTTGGCACTGACTGCACCCGGCGGCTGGATGGATGTGTTGTTCCAGAATCCACTGGTGGCTATTCCGTCACGTATGGCAATGGGACTTTTAGCAGCGCTTTTCTTTATGCTGTTTACCCGCCTTTTCAAAGGGAAAAAACAGTTGCTCAGCGTAGGACTTGCCGCAGCAGTCAGTAAATTCTGCAGTACGATTTTAACACTGCTTTCACTGGTGCTTGTCTATCATGGCGAGCTGGAACAGCATACCGGCCGCACTGCATTTGCGTGGCTGATTGGTTCTGTCATTACGGTAAACGGTATGGTAGAATTGGTGATTGGCATTGTCATTGCAATTCCGGTCTGTACAGCTCTGTTTAAGGCAGAACACAGGTTAGTGCACGCATAA
- the hisH gene encoding imidazole glycerol phosphate synthase subunit HisH — MIAVIDYGAGNLQSVLKAFQYIGSSVQVTADPEVLRAADAVVLPGVGAFGDAMENLKKSGLVNTVYDLADSNKPFLGICLGLQLLFEGSEEAPGVPGLGIFRGEIRRIPAGEGLKIPHIGWNSLEIRDKTGVFQNLPENPYVYFVHSYYLKADYKKEVAATTQYGVEIDAAVRRKNLYAMQFHPEKSGKVGLQILRNFTALTKED, encoded by the coding sequence ATGATTGCAGTAATTGACTATGGAGCGGGCAACCTGCAAAGTGTGCTGAAGGCCTTTCAGTATATTGGCAGTAGCGTGCAGGTTACAGCTGACCCAGAGGTGCTCCGCGCGGCAGATGCAGTGGTTTTGCCGGGTGTGGGTGCCTTTGGCGATGCAATGGAAAACCTGAAAAAATCCGGTTTGGTCAATACTGTATATGACCTTGCCGATTCGAATAAACCATTTCTGGGTATTTGTCTGGGCCTTCAGCTGTTGTTTGAAGGCAGTGAGGAAGCGCCCGGCGTACCTGGACTCGGCATTTTTCGCGGTGAAATTCGCCGTATTCCTGCGGGAGAGGGGCTGAAAATCCCGCATATCGGCTGGAACAGCCTGGAGATTCGGGACAAAACGGGTGTTTTTCAAAATCTGCCGGAGAATCCGTATGTTTATTTTGTACATTCCTATTACTTAAAAGCTGACTACAAAAAGGAAGTGGCAGCTACTACACAGTATGGCGTGGAAATTGACGCTGCTGTACGCCGCAAAAATCTGTATGCCATGCAATTTCATCCGGAAAAGAGTGGAAAAGTCGGTTTGCAGATTTTACGGAATTTCACTGCGCTGACAAAGGAGGACTGA
- a CDS encoding ABC transporter ATP-binding protein: MQLFKKFAKYYKPYKAVFFLDMLCALVVSAVDLAFPQILSILTKTFFTQQSNVILNGLLKLGLALFFMYVIRTACRFYVTYQGHVMGAKMESDMRQDLFDQYERFSFSYYDRSNTGEMMSKLVSDLFDISELAHHGPENIFISAIKIIGSFVLLLMINVPLTLILSAVVVVMVLFSLYQNDKMQETFMDNRRKIASVNASLQDSLAGIRVVKSFANEEMEHKKFQTSNQQFLVSKESNYLRMGIFHSGNNFFEGMLFLTVLVAGGYFIAQGTLNAADLAVYALYINIFINPIEVLIEFTELLQKGISGFRRFTEVMETVPEIQDDPNAAELTNVKGSIDYKDVSFRYNEEESVLEHINVHVDAGRSVALVGPSGGGKSTLCSLLPRFYDVTSGAVCIDDKDVRTLTQQSLRNAIGIVQQDVYLFGGTVRENIAYGKPNATMDEIVEAAKEANIHDFILTLPDGYDTFVGERGARLSGGQKQRISIARVFLKNPPMLILDEATSALDNESEQYIQKSLDKLAHGRTTITIAHRLSTIRNADEIIVIDNDGIRERGTHETLLAKNGLYAKYYNMQFQGK; the protein is encoded by the coding sequence ATGCAATTATTTAAAAAATTCGCAAAATATTACAAGCCTTACAAAGCGGTGTTTTTTCTAGACATGCTTTGCGCGCTGGTGGTCAGCGCGGTTGACCTTGCATTTCCACAGATACTGAGCATCCTGACCAAAACCTTTTTTACACAGCAGTCTAACGTGATTTTAAATGGTCTTCTAAAATTGGGCCTTGCTCTCTTTTTCATGTACGTTATCCGCACTGCATGCCGCTTTTATGTGACCTATCAGGGACACGTGATGGGTGCAAAAATGGAAAGTGATATGCGGCAGGATTTGTTTGACCAGTATGAGCGCTTTTCTTTTTCTTACTATGACCGAAGTAACACGGGCGAAATGATGAGCAAGCTGGTTTCCGATTTGTTTGACATCTCCGAACTGGCACACCACGGGCCGGAAAACATCTTCATTTCCGCTATTAAAATTATTGGCTCTTTTGTTCTGCTGCTGATGATTAATGTACCACTGACACTGATTCTTTCCGCTGTGGTGGTGGTCATGGTGCTGTTCAGCCTGTACCAAAATGACAAAATGCAGGAGACTTTCATGGACAATCGCCGCAAGATTGCCAGTGTTAATGCAAGCCTGCAGGACAGCCTTGCCGGTATCCGCGTTGTAAAGTCCTTTGCCAACGAAGAAATGGAGCACAAAAAATTTCAGACAAGCAACCAGCAGTTCCTTGTTTCCAAAGAGAGCAACTACCTGCGCATGGGCATTTTCCATTCCGGAAATAACTTCTTTGAGGGAATGCTCTTTCTGACCGTACTGGTGGCAGGCGGCTATTTTATCGCGCAGGGCACACTGAACGCCGCCGACCTTGCAGTTTATGCGCTTTATATCAACATCTTTATCAATCCGATTGAAGTATTGATTGAGTTTACAGAACTGCTGCAAAAAGGTATTTCCGGTTTCCGCCGCTTTACGGAAGTCATGGAAACTGTTCCGGAAATTCAGGATGACCCTAATGCTGCAGAACTGACCAATGTGAAAGGCAGCATTGACTACAAAGACGTTTCTTTCCGCTACAACGAAGAAGAATCTGTTCTGGAACATATCAATGTACATGTGGATGCTGGCCGTTCCGTGGCGCTGGTCGGTCCCTCCGGCGGCGGCAAATCCACCTTGTGTTCCCTGCTTCCCCGCTTTTATGATGTCACCAGCGGTGCGGTCTGCATTGACGACAAAGACGTGCGTACCCTGACACAGCAAAGTCTGCGCAATGCCATTGGTATTGTGCAGCAGGACGTATACTTGTTTGGCGGTACGGTCAGGGAAAACATTGCCTACGGTAAACCGAACGCAACCATGGATGAAATTGTGGAAGCCGCTAAGGAAGCGAATATTCACGACTTCATCCTCACCTTGCCGGACGGCTATGATACCTTTGTCGGTGAGCGCGGCGCACGCCTTTCCGGTGGTCAAAAACAGCGCATTTCCATTGCACGGGTGTTCCTGAAAAATCCGCCTATGCTGATTCTCGACGAGGCCACCAGCGCACTGGATAACGAAAGCGAACAGTACATTCAAAAGAGCTTGGACAAGTTGGCACACGGCCGCACGACCATTACGATTGCCCACCGGCTTTCCACCATCCGCAATGCTGACGAAATTATTGTGATTGACAACGACGGTATTCGGGAACGCGGCACGCACGAAACTCTGCTTGCCAAAAACGGTTTATACGCAAAATACTATAATATGCAGTTCCAGGGAAAATGA
- a CDS encoding helix-turn-helix transcriptional regulator: MLTDDISKLRLLAVMQLLNHVSSKEHPLGMHEIITRLKKQGITAERKTIGRDLTALRTVGYQISFTRTPQPGYYLTHHLLEAAEVHLLLDAIGAAPFLTEAATRSLTVKLQELVDCGEQRVLQEQVYFDAQKKLTNDEVVDTISVLQQAIAQKQKVTFTYHHRVLCDGQIQMDSGKQFYLSPYALFWRDDHYYLAGNYEKYDTVGNYRLDRMYSVVMLPEPVRPYSEITPYTEYFDTPDYLRHEFYMFGGREEQLLLRCDNGLLDMLTDRFGTELEVLEWDASETFTAHVSVRLSEGLYDWLLQCGARLVVLSPTYVRDEMRGRLCELYQVYRIPTEEEKPPKEGGCEKAKFEL, from the coding sequence ATGCTGACAGATGATATTTCAAAGCTGCGGCTGCTTGCGGTTATGCAGCTGTTAAACCACGTTTCCTCCAAAGAACACCCGCTGGGTATGCACGAGATAATCACACGGCTGAAAAAGCAGGGGATTACAGCGGAACGAAAGACGATTGGCCGCGACCTTACCGCCTTGCGCACAGTCGGATATCAAATTTCTTTTACGCGGACACCACAGCCAGGATATTATTTGACGCATCATTTACTGGAAGCGGCGGAGGTCCATTTACTGCTGGATGCAATCGGCGCAGCTCCTTTTTTGACAGAAGCAGCTACGCGTTCATTAACAGTAAAACTGCAGGAGTTGGTGGACTGTGGGGAGCAGAGGGTGCTGCAGGAGCAGGTGTACTTTGATGCCCAAAAGAAACTGACAAACGATGAAGTGGTAGATACTATTTCAGTTCTGCAGCAGGCGATTGCACAGAAGCAAAAAGTAACCTTTACTTATCATCATCGAGTGCTGTGCGATGGGCAGATTCAGATGGACAGCGGCAAACAGTTTTATTTAAGCCCTTATGCACTTTTTTGGCGGGATGACCATTATTATCTTGCCGGAAATTATGAAAAATACGATACGGTTGGGAATTACCGACTGGACAGAATGTACAGTGTTGTGATGCTGCCGGAGCCGGTTCGTCCATATTCCGAAATCACACCGTATACGGAGTATTTCGATACGCCGGATTACCTGCGGCACGAATTTTATATGTTTGGCGGCAGGGAAGAGCAGCTTTTGCTGCGATGCGATAATGGCCTGTTGGACATGCTGACAGACCGCTTTGGAACAGAACTGGAGGTGCTCGAATGGGATGCTTCCGAAACTTTTACCGCGCACGTCAGCGTACGGCTCAGTGAAGGACTGTATGACTGGCTTTTACAGTGCGGAGCACGGCTGGTAGTTCTTTCTCCAACCTATGTGCGGGATGAAATGCGAGGCCGGCTGTGTGAACTGTATCAGGTGTACAGAATTCCCACAGAAGAAGAAAAGCCGCCCAAAGAGGGCGGCTGTGAAAAGGCAAAGTTTGAATTGTGA
- a CDS encoding butyryl-CoA:acetate CoA-transferase → MDFTKEYEQKLTTAENAVKVIKPGDWVDYGWNMATVHDLDIALAARGQELHDVKIRGGVLMEVPEVFKIPNSKEHFSFYSWHYSGIDRKLAKEGFITYVPVRYSEIPRYYRENVEPMDVAMLQVAPMDKHGFFSFGPSGSMEAAICERAKHIIVEVNDKIPRCLGGFQAEVHISKVDAIVEMKEPYARCMPASRPATDVDKAVAKIIVNEIPNGACLQLGIGGMPNAVGSLLAESDLKDLGVHTEMYVDSFVDMAEKGIITGTKKQLNPGRQVYAFACGTQKLYDYLDDNPACMAAPVDYVNDVRVISAHDNMISINNIVNMDLYGQVNAESNGIRQITGAGGQLDYVMGAYLSKGGKSFICCSSTFKDKAGELQSRILPILHPGSTVTDTRANIQYVVTEYGMVNLKGASLWERAEKLISIAHPNFREQLIQDAEKQGIWHRSSKI, encoded by the coding sequence ATGGATTTCACAAAAGAATATGAGCAAAAACTGACAACCGCTGAAAATGCCGTCAAAGTGATAAAACCCGGCGACTGGGTAGATTATGGCTGGAACATGGCAACTGTACATGATCTCGACATTGCACTAGCTGCACGTGGTCAAGAACTGCATGACGTAAAAATCCGCGGCGGAGTTCTGATGGAAGTACCGGAAGTTTTCAAGATTCCAAATTCGAAAGAACATTTTTCTTTCTACTCCTGGCATTATTCCGGCATTGACCGCAAACTGGCAAAGGAAGGCTTCATCACCTACGTACCCGTTCGCTATTCTGAAATACCGCGGTACTACCGCGAAAACGTGGAACCAATGGATGTTGCCATGCTGCAGGTTGCACCAATGGACAAACATGGCTTCTTTAGCTTTGGTCCTTCCGGTTCCATGGAGGCAGCAATCTGCGAACGTGCAAAGCACATTATTGTAGAAGTGAACGATAAAATTCCGCGCTGCCTTGGTGGTTTCCAGGCAGAAGTACACATTTCAAAAGTAGACGCAATAGTCGAAATGAAAGAGCCTTATGCCCGCTGTATGCCTGCCAGCCGCCCCGCAACCGATGTTGACAAGGCAGTTGCGAAAATTATTGTCAATGAAATTCCAAACGGTGCCTGCCTGCAGCTTGGCATCGGCGGCATGCCAAACGCAGTCGGTTCCCTGCTGGCAGAGTCCGACCTGAAAGACCTCGGTGTCCACACCGAAATGTATGTTGATTCCTTTGTCGATATGGCCGAAAAGGGAATTATCACCGGCACCAAAAAACAGCTGAATCCCGGTCGGCAAGTTTACGCATTTGCCTGCGGCACCCAAAAGCTTTACGATTATCTGGACGACAACCCCGCCTGCATGGCAGCTCCTGTTGATTATGTCAATGATGTTCGTGTAATTTCGGCGCATGACAACATGATTTCTATTAACAACATTGTCAACATGGACTTGTATGGTCAGGTAAATGCTGAATCCAACGGTATTCGCCAGATTACCGGCGCAGGCGGTCAGCTTGACTACGTAATGGGTGCATACCTTTCTAAGGGTGGCAAGAGTTTCATTTGCTGCTCTTCTACCTTTAAGGACAAAGCAGGCGAACTGCAGTCCCGCATTCTGCCGATTCTGCATCCCGGCTCGACGGTAACCGATACCCGTGCAAATATTCAGTATGTGGTTACAGAATACGGCATGGTCAACTTGAAAGGTGCTTCCCTGTGGGAGCGTGCTGAAAAACTGATCAGCATTGCACACCCGAATTTCCGCGAACAGTTGATTCAAGATGCCGAAAAGCAGGGCATTTGGCACAGAAGCAGCAAAATTTAA
- a CDS encoding Cof-type HAD-IIB family hydrolase, giving the protein MKIQLLAIDMDGTTLNSQNTLSPTNQKALQKAVNAGILVVPATGRQFSGLPPELEKLSGIRYYLCSNGAVVYDRQEQKILHSDLMETEQALRAYREISLCKSASSDIYIDGKAYTNSIRYAHPIDYGVDARHLDTFLASRSPLENLPDFIEHNQLRPEKIFSIFKDTEEWQSCWNTLCTWPEIAVTNSISNAIEVTNVTATKGSGLQALAKILQIPQEAVMAVGDGLNDVTMLDWAGVSVAMGNAENDVRQHAEFITDTCDNDGLAKATLRFCFS; this is encoded by the coding sequence ATGAAAATTCAGCTGCTCGCGATTGACATGGACGGTACTACCCTCAACAGTCAAAACACGCTTTCCCCCACTAATCAAAAGGCTTTACAAAAAGCTGTGAATGCAGGCATTCTCGTTGTGCCCGCCACCGGCCGCCAATTTTCTGGCCTGCCGCCGGAGCTGGAAAAATTAAGTGGTATTCGGTACTATTTGTGCAGCAACGGCGCGGTTGTCTATGACCGACAGGAACAGAAAATTCTGCACAGTGACCTGATGGAAACCGAGCAGGCTCTGCGCGCTTACCGGGAAATCAGCCTCTGCAAAAGCGCCAGTTCCGACATTTACATTGATGGCAAAGCCTACACAAATTCCATCCGTTATGCACACCCGATAGACTACGGTGTGGATGCACGTCATTTGGACACATTTTTGGCTTCCCGTTCTCCGCTGGAAAACCTGCCTGACTTTATTGAGCACAATCAGCTTCGTCCAGAAAAAATCTTTTCCATTTTCAAGGACACAGAGGAATGGCAATCCTGCTGGAACACACTCTGCACTTGGCCGGAAATCGCGGTCACCAACTCCATTTCAAACGCCATTGAAGTTACTAATGTCACAGCAACAAAGGGCAGCGGGCTGCAAGCGCTTGCAAAGATTCTGCAAATTCCGCAAGAAGCTGTCATGGCAGTCGGTGACGGATTGAATGATGTTACAATGCTTGACTGGGCAGGAGTCAGTGTTGCCATGGGCAATGCGGAAAACGATGTTCGGCAGCATGCCGAGTTTATTACCGACACTTGCGACAACGATGGACTGGCAAAAGCTACGCTTCGTTTCTGCTTTTCATAA
- a CDS encoding cysteine hydrolase family protein: protein MKKLLIVVDYQNDFVTGSLGFPEARLLETPICQKINAYKAAGNDVVYTMDTHTENYLNTAEGRVLPIVHCVKDTPGWALYGKTAALLADCRVFEKPCFGCAALIPFLQEQRYNSIELCGLVSNICVLSNAVLAKAALPEAVVLVDASCTACADKQQNEEALHCMEGIQIQVIRS, encoded by the coding sequence ATGAAAAAACTTCTGATTGTAGTGGACTACCAGAATGACTTCGTGACCGGCAGCCTTGGCTTTCCGGAAGCGCGCCTGCTGGAAACACCAATCTGCCAAAAAATAAATGCATACAAAGCCGCCGGAAATGATGTTGTTTACACCATGGACACGCATACTGAAAACTACCTAAACACTGCCGAGGGACGTGTTCTGCCAATCGTTCACTGTGTAAAGGACACCCCCGGCTGGGCACTTTACGGCAAAACCGCCGCACTTCTGGCAGACTGCAGAGTCTTTGAGAAGCCCTGCTTTGGCTGTGCCGCATTAATCCCATTTTTGCAGGAACAAAGATATAATTCTATAGAACTCTGCGGGCTGGTCAGCAATATTTGTGTACTTTCCAATGCAGTTTTAGCAAAAGCTGCCCTACCGGAAGCTGTCGTTCTGGTGGATGCTTCCTGCACTGCCTGTGCAGACAAACAGCAGAATGAGGAGGCTCTGCACTGCATGGAAGGAATCCAGATTCAGGTTATAAGGAGTTAA
- a CDS encoding manganese efflux pump MntP family protein translates to MDYVALIGIAVGLSMDAFAVSIANGAVTRKVRPTFALKLAAAFGIFQAVMPMIGWLVGKAGESFISTVDHWIALFLLCFIGIQMLREAHKKDENGDGLQDDIPFKTLLTLAVATSIDALATGIILPSAVGAATLQLMLISVCIIGVITLVLCYIGVYIGKKFGDLFTSKAQIIGGLVLIAIGIKIFVEHMWCS, encoded by the coding sequence ATGGATTACGTTGCATTAATTGGAATCGCTGTGGGGCTGAGTATGGACGCTTTTGCGGTCAGCATTGCCAATGGCGCGGTAACACGCAAAGTGCGTCCGACTTTCGCGCTGAAGCTCGCTGCAGCATTTGGTATCTTTCAAGCAGTCATGCCCATGATCGGCTGGCTGGTCGGCAAAGCAGGAGAAAGCTTCATTAGCACGGTTGACCACTGGATTGCACTGTTTTTGCTGTGCTTCATCGGCATTCAAATGCTGCGGGAAGCACACAAAAAAGATGAGAATGGAGATGGCCTGCAGGATGATATTCCTTTTAAAACGCTGCTGACCCTTGCAGTCGCCACTAGCATTGATGCACTGGCAACCGGCATTATTCTGCCAAGCGCCGTTGGTGCTGCCACCCTGCAGCTCATGCTGATTTCGGTTTGTATTATCGGGGTGATTACACTGGTACTTTGCTATATTGGCGTTTATATTGGCAAAAAATTCGGCGACCTTTTTACTTCAAAAGCGCAGATTATTGGCGGCCTTGTACTGATTGCAATCGGCATTAAAATCTTTGTGGAGCATATGTGGTGCTCTTAA